TAAGATTTCGAATTATACCTGATATAGAAATAGTGGCAGGATGATCAATTACAAGTGCAATTGCAAAGGAGCACATATTGGCAATACTATGCTCGTAACCGGACATAAAGAAACAAAATACAAATAACATCATCGCAGTAATTTTTGTTAGATTTTCAGTTTCACCAAAAGACATTGGTATGAAAAAAGCAAGACACACGAGCCAATTACACAAGATACCCCTTGCGAACAAATGGAAAATAGAATTATCTATTTTATGTTCGACAACTGATAATAGAAATGCACTTGAGTCAGGAGCATCAAAAAGTCCAGTAGTATAAATAATAAAAGCAAAAAGACATGCCCCTAATACATTTCCTACATAACTATATACCAAAAGCTCAAAAACTTTAGGCCATTTCATTTTATCTCTCAATGCAGCATAGGTGTAATAAAATGTATTCCCAGTAAAGAGATCTCCACCACCATACCAAATCAACACAATAGCTGCTCCAAATGTTAATGCAGCAATTGGGTAAGCAACAGGAGAATTAACTAAGAAAAATCCGTTCCCTGTCTTGAATGCTACCATTACACCGAATCCAATAAACATACTTGCAAGCATACTTCTTAATACGTAGCGAAGATGGCTTTGTTCAAATATTTTTTGTTTCTTTAAGGCTAACTTTTCTACTTCTAACAACGGTTTTACTTCCATCGAATCACCCCTTCTTAATTTGTCCATAAATGTTTAAGAAATAGCATTTTTGAAAATTTTTATGGTAAAATTTAATTATTAACAATTTTCCGTATAATTAAATCAACTCTTATTAATGTCTTGATCGATAACGAATAGTAGATATGTATAGTTTATTGGAGGGGTTAATTTGAAAGAAGTTATCGTACGCCCATATACGTTTGAGGATGCAGAGGCTAAGTTACAATTACATGTAGAAAATAAAGAACATTTTGAAAAATGGTCTCCTACGTTAAGGAAAGAAGACTTTTACACCGTTGAAGGGCAAATGAATAGTATTAAAGAGTTTATGGAAAAAAGTGCAGAAGATAGTAGATATGATTTTGCAATCTTTCTTAAAGTAGACAATGATCTAACTTTAATAGGAGAAGTACAATTCATTTTTGTTACACGAGGACCTAAACAAAGTTGTATGGTTGGTTACCATATTGCGGAAAAATTTAATGGACAAGGATATATGACGAAAGCTTTGAAACTTGCTCTGAAAATTGCATTTGAAGATTTGAAGTTCCACCGTGTGACATCAGAAGTTAATCCAGAAAACTTAGGTTCTTTACGCGTCCTTGAAAAGGTTGGATTTGTGAAAGAAGGCTATTATCGTAAAAACTTAAAAATTAGAGATCAGTGGTATGATCATGTTTGTTTGGCAATCTTAGAAGAAGAATTTGCAGAGAAGGTTACACAAAGCTAATTTAGTAAAATAAATATTTTGATTCATTTAAGATAGACAGTTTACTGTTTATCTTTTTTAATGGAAAATAATCCCAGTAGCTATGTAAAAAGTTTAATTTTACATTAATTGAAAATAATTTCCTATGCATTATGACATATTTTTTAATTTGTCATAAAATTTTAACAATAAAAATAAAGGAAAATTGGCATATTTTAGCTAATTAAATAAGAAAGGGAGTCCATTCTCTCTTTTCTACTTTATAATCGATGCAACAATTCGATTAAAGTGCAAGATGCTCAAAGTAAAAACTATGGTAAAAAAAGGAGTGGTAGGGATGAATTTCTACATTTTATCGGAAGAGAAAGAAAACCAAAACATTCATTATTACTGTATCGCTGCAGGTAGCCATCGCTACGACTTTGCTGTTATCTTTTCGGAAAAATTTCTAGGGAAAGCAATGGTTGTCTCTATTCAAAGTGGAAGAATGGTATTACTTTGCAGAGAAGACATCGATCATCCAGAACACTGGGACCAAAAGCTTGGCATTGCAGCTGAAGACATCAAAGAAATTGAATCATTTTTTCATTCCATCTTAGAACAACGAATTTTTAGTGATCAATATTAAAAAGTGAGAGTCTCCTTATTTTAGGAGACTCTTTTTATTTATCCATCTATAATTAATATAAGTAATTGCTCCACCAACAAATGCAAGTATTAGGGGTAAAATAAACGGTATTTCTGAATAAATAGGCAATGTAAGAATACAAAAGAATACTGTTATCATACAATTTCTAGGTATGTATTTTTTTAATACTTTTTCATCAAATTTATATTCGTAATCATCTTTTAAATGGTTATTTTTAGCTTTTTTAAAACTTATTCTTAACACGAACAGTTGACTTAAAGCTATTAAAATGAGCACAATTATAATTGGCTCCGGTTTCCCGAAGTTATCCCAGTCTTACAGGTATTGGATTTGGTACGTTCATCCGTGTAATTTCACCTAATTTCATTTTCTGTACTACTATATTATTAATAAAAAAATGAGCTGCCATAGCAACTCACGAAATTCAATTAAACGCAGTGCTTTAGTTGAATAAGCAATTAAGCTTTTATAAACATCTCAATATTGGTTTTAAATAAGCTATTTGGTATATCAGCACTTAATTTCATTGGATAAACATTTTGTATACTCTTACTTAGTTTTTTAGCAAATGGGATTGGTCCTGACTCTTCTAAAACAAAATCTGGCGCTGGCGGTAAATTAAGTACTTCCCAGTTCGTTTTACTTAGTTGGAATGTAAAATTAAAAATTTTATTTTTACCGAAATCGACATCGCCTATACCATATATCTCAGTACCATCTGCTAAATCCCCTTTAATTCTTACCATATATGTATCTAGCTTATTTATAGATTCTCCTTCATTAAATAGAGGTTCAACTAACATTTCATCATCATTATCTACATCATAATCAACGATTTTCCATATTGGAAATTCGTTAAAGTCAGATAGTTCCAAATCGTGAATAGACTTTTTCTCAAACATACATTTCCTCCAAATTTATACTTTATGTAGTTACCTTCTTCAAAAAAATAATAATTTTTAATCAGATTTAACTCTTTTCTTATGCAACTAAACTGTTATTTAGTTGTATAAGAAAATCATCAATCTTTTATAACTGAGCCTAAAAATAAGAAAACTATTTTTGCCAATAATCTTGTTCAATTTTTAAAAATGTAAGAACAATGGGAGAATAGCAATATAAAACGAACTCCACTATGACTCTCTATTACGGAGAAACACTTTTCACAAACCGTACCAGTAGGAATTTATTATTTAAAAGGAAATGATGCTGATACGAATTAAAATTAGAATATGGAAATAGTGTAAAAATTTTCCATTTATTAGAAAATATAATTAATTGTATGTTAAAATTGTATTTAACTACTTACAATTAAAAAGAGTTTGTTACAATTATATCTCTTGTTTGTTTTTTAGTGTGTATAATCGCTTGTTTTGTTAATTGAATTTATAGGTAATTAGACCTTGTAAATTACAAAAAATATATATTATCAAATCCAAAAGTTCTATTTTCGAGTAATCTAAAAGGTGTTTTTGAGTGTTTACTAGAAAATAATTCCAAGAGAAAGGAGGAATTTGACAATTTTTATTTAGAACGGATGTAACTACTTATAAAATTTAATCCAATAGTTTTCATTCATTAATGAGTGGATTAATGTTTCATTGTTACATTTGTGTTTCTAGTTAATTTTCTTTGAATCTATTAAAAAAGGGGCTCTACAATGAAGAAAAAAAATTATTTAGCTTTACCTGTATCTACAATCCTTTTATTTTCAAGTATTTATTCTGGGACAGTTCAAGCTGCTTCTGTAACAGGAGCTAATAGTACAGTTGCTAATCAGCTAAACTCTGGCAAAAACCTTAGAAAAAGCCAAATGAAAGAAGTGCCAAAAGCAAGTGGTAAGGTACTACCTAAGAAGGCAGAATCTAAAATTGAAACAAAATTAAGAGATAAATTAAAAAATAAACAATCAGTAACGAAACATAATGAACAAACTGGTGAATTAATCGTTAAATATAAAAAGAAAGTGACTACAGGTGAAATTACTACACTTCAGAAAAAATATTCTTTAAAGTCTTCAAAGAAATTAAAGAATTTAAACGCTGAAGTAGTAAAAATCCCATCAGGTGAAAGCACTAGTGAGTACATAACGAAACTAAAAAAGGATTCAAATGTTGAATCTGTACAACCGAACTACAAATATTACCCATCTGACTTCGATAGTACGCCTGACTATTTTAATCAAGGTAAAGGTAAATTATGGGGACTTAATAATACCGGGCAAACGATTAATGAGAGTTTAGGAAAAGAAGATATTGATGTAAACGCACCTGAAAGCTGGAATCAATATGGTTCTAAACTATCGGAAGTATTAGTAGGTGTAATTGATACTGGTGTGGATATTAGTCACC
This genomic interval from Gottfriedia acidiceleris contains the following:
- a CDS encoding SAV0927 family protein, giving the protein MNFYILSEEKENQNIHYYCIAAGSHRYDFAVIFSEKFLGKAMVVSIQSGRMVLLCREDIDHPEHWDQKLGIAAEDIKEIESFFHSILEQRIFSDQY
- a CDS encoding GNAT family N-acetyltransferase, whose translation is MKEVIVRPYTFEDAEAKLQLHVENKEHFEKWSPTLRKEDFYTVEGQMNSIKEFMEKSAEDSRYDFAIFLKVDNDLTLIGEVQFIFVTRGPKQSCMVGYHIAEKFNGQGYMTKALKLALKIAFEDLKFHRVTSEVNPENLGSLRVLEKVGFVKEGYYRKNLKIRDQWYDHVCLAILEEEFAEKVTQS
- a CDS encoding formate/nitrite transporter family protein — its product is MEVKPLLEVEKLALKKQKIFEQSHLRYVLRSMLASMFIGFGVMVAFKTGNGFFLVNSPVAYPIAALTFGAAIVLIWYGGGDLFTGNTFYYTYAALRDKMKWPKVFELLVYSYVGNVLGACLFAFIIYTTGLFDAPDSSAFLLSVVEHKIDNSIFHLFARGILCNWLVCLAFFIPMSFGETENLTKITAMMLFVFCFFMSGYEHSIANMCSFAIALVIDHPATISISGIIRNLIPVTIGNLIGGEFMMAVMYYFANKPYFDEVNSK